One window of the Acinonyx jubatus isolate Ajub_Pintada_27869175 chromosome A2, VMU_Ajub_asm_v1.0, whole genome shotgun sequence genome contains the following:
- the LOC106980738 gene encoding olfactory receptor-like protein OLF3 gives MHSFKKLFLWFLNSVVSAISVSFCRLIILCFLMDTDNQMWVKEFILLGLSSDWDTQVSLFVLFLIMYLVTVLGNFLIVLLIRLDSRLHTPMYFFLTNLSLVDVSYATSIVPQMLPHFLAEHKAIPFVSCAAQLFFSLGLGGIEFVLLAVMAYDHYVAVCDPLRYSVIMHGGLCTRLAITSWVSGSLNSLMQTIITFQLPMCANKYIDHISCELLAVVRLACVDTSSNEIAIMVSSIVLLMTPFCLVLLSYTQIISTILKIQSREGRKKAFHTCASHLTVVVLCYGMTIFTYIQPHSSPSVLQEKLISVFYAILMPVLNPMIYSIRNKEVKGAWQKLLGQLSGLTSKLVT, from the coding sequence ATGCATTCttttaagaagttatttttatgGTTCTTGAATTCAGTAGTTTCTGctatttctgtctccttctgcagATTAATAATCCTATGTTTTTTAATGGACACAGATAACCAGATGTGGGTGAAAGAGTTCATTCTCCTTGGTCTGTCCAGTGACTGGGACACACAGGTCTCACTCTTTGTCCTCTTCTTGATCATGTACTTGGTGACAGTGCTGGGGAACTTCCTCATTGTCCTTCTGATCAGACTGGACAGCCGACTCCACACTCCTATGTACTTCTTTCTCACCAACCTCTCCCTTGTTGATGTCTCTTATGCCACAAGTATTGTTCCTCAGATGCTGCCGCATTTTCTTGCAGAACATAAAGCAATCCCATTTGTGAGCTGTGCAGCCCAGTTATTTTTCTCCTTGGGCTTGGGTGGGATTGAGTTTGTTCTACTGGCAGTGATGGCCTACGACCACTATGTGGCTGTGTGCGACCCCCTGCGATACTCGGTCATCATGCATGGAGGGCTCTGTACTAGGTTGGCCATCACATCCTGGGTCAGTGGTTCTCTCAACTCTCTCATGCAGACCATCATCACCTTTCAGCTGCCCATGTGCGCAAACAAGTATATTGATCACATATCCTGTGAACTCCTAGCTGTGGTCAGACTGGCCTGTGTGGACACCTCCTCCAATGAGATCGCGATCATGGTTTCTAGCATTGTCTTGCTGATGACACCCTTCTGCCTGGTCCTCTTGTCTTACACTCAGATCATCTCTACCATCCTGAAGATCCAGtcgagagagggaagaaagaaagcctTCCACACCTGTGCGTCTCACCTCACAGTGGTCGTACTGTGCTATGGCATGACCATTTTCACCTACATCCAGCCCCACTCCAGCCCTTCTGTCCTTCAGGAGAAGTTGATTTCTGTCTTCTATGCCATTCTGATGCCCGTGCTGAACCCCATGATTTATAGCATAAGGAATAAGGAGGTGAAGGGTGCCTGGCAGAAACTATTAGGACAGTTATCTGGATTAACATCAAAACTGGTAACTTGA